DNA from Halorarum salinum:
GAACTTCTGGACGCCTAGGAAGCATCGGAATCGCCTGCTGGAACCTCCTGAGCGAGTGTCTGTTGGGATGGGCCAAGAGAAGACGCGTTTTATACTGGCTCCTCAATCATATGGCGTTGTCATGAGTACGAACGTGTTCCTGGCACCGTGTGACCCGGGCAACTTTGACCGGACGGTGCGTTCCCCTGTTGATCTCAGTGAGTATCCCGAGCATCCGTCTGAGGTGTCAGGGATGGATACCGTCCGGTTTTGGGGAGTGCGTAACGGGTCGGACAACGAGACTTATTTCGAGAAGATGGAGAGTGGGGATCTCGTCCTCTTCTACCAGGATGGGGCGTACGTGGGGACAGGACGGATCGGGACGACCTTTGAAGACGAGGCTGGGTGGGCGAGCTCCACGTTCTGGAACGATGCACCGTCCACGCGCATCTATACGCTGAAAGAGTTCGAACAGGTGTCTGTCCCGAAATCCGCGGTCAATGTGATCTTCGACTACGTGGCGGACTTCAATCCACAAGGGCTGATGCGGGTAGCCGATAATCGGGTGACCAAGTCTCTTGCTTCGATCAAACTGGCGGTGGAGAGATTCAGCGAACGAACCAGCTAGGCCTTGGACCAGTCGGTCGTGGCCGCCCTACTCATATGGTGGCTGAACATGGGCGAGTACCCGAACATCAAGTTCATCGTACGCAGGCTCGTACACGGTTTCGTTCCCTGGACGCGATTCGGCGGTCCAGCGTGCGCCGTTCATGTATTCCCAGAGGATCTCACTGGTGCTTCGCTCGTATCTGATCTGTTGTCTCTCCCGCTCCCCCATCGAGTGGTAGATCACAACATCGAATGTCCCATCATCCCATACCCGGACGTTGCATGTCCGAGGTGCGGGGAGCTCTTCTCGAGCGAGCTGGCGGATGCGATCGACAAGTGGTGCAAGCACTTCCATCGGCGGGATTCCATCAGCTGTCATGGGTCTGGGTGGTGTCTCATTCTCCCGCAGCCAGCGGGAGCACTGTTTACCGACCAAAGGTCAATCGAAAGTCTACCGACGGGTGAGCCTCAATAGGAGCACAGAGACACCCGCGACTGCAAGAAAACGGGACATGTGGTCCCTCTACGAACGAGCACAAAAGTACATCGAACGAGAACACGACACGGAGATTCTATTTTCGCTGGCCTGCTAATTTTATTCCTTTTCACACCCGTTCTAGACCGTATGGGCGAATACGCAGAACACGATATCGACTATATCAGCGGAGAGCTAGCCGGAATCATCTTAGCCGCTAGCATTCAGACCACGGACGACACAACATTCGACAAAGCCGCCTGGAGGGACCTACAGGGAGAAGACATTACGTACAACAGCTTTCCCGGCTATCCTAGCAAGGAGGCGAGGCAGCAGCAAGAAGACCCGTTGACGATCATGAAGTGGGATGATCGTCGCGAAGTTGCAACATTGGCGGAGGGAGCAGCGGTTCCTACAGACAGAATCGGGTCGATAGTCTTCGATGATGGGACTGTCGTAAGCAATCGAACCGGGGAGAAGACGATGTTCTCCTTACCAGACTCGCTATATAAGGTGATTTCACGCCTCAGTGACCTCCGGCTGAAGATCATCCGTGACGTGTACGATTACACTCCTGAGACACGGCCCAAGTGACGTCGATCCATGACTAAGATTCGGCAGACCTCACTCAGGAGATGCCGAGAGGACTGCATCAATGGCTGCGGTACGCATCTGTCGCTGCTCTTCCTTCGTCGTCTTATCGTAGTGGTGGTCGAGCACGGCCACCGAAGCATCCACCTCGTCTGAGATAATCTCCTTCGGGACACCATACCGTCGAAGATGGGTAATGTACCCCCGGCGGACGTCATGCGGTGATCGCTTGCTCGGACACTCCATATTCCCGGTCTGCTGTGCGGCTCGACACTCAGCAGGGATCTCCCCGTGTGGACACTCACCGTCGAAAGCGCATGGCGCCGTCCACTTGTTGATATACGTCCGGATGGTCGGAGACGCAATACGCCCATTGGCCGTTGAGAGCAGTGGTTCACGTCCGTACTCATCCGTTGCGTCGACGCGCTGGTGCTGGAGGTAATCGTCAAGCGTGTCGCACACAGCCGGGGGTACCGTAACCTGGCGCTCGCTCTTGTCCCCGTTCTTCAGTCGTGTCCCGGTCGTTGGTCGATTGTGCAGCTCCAGATATCCCTCGTCATTCTGTGTCGGTGGAGAATAGTCCTGGAGATCAAGTGCGAGCAGTGTACAGATGCGGAGACCCTTCTCAGCCACCAACAGCCAGACGATGTGCTCCCGGGACGCATACCGGAACGTCGCGAGGTGGCCGATGATCGTCTCGGCGCGGTCACGCTCCAAGAGTCGATCACGTGTCTCATCTGCAGCGACCACGTCGACATCTGGGACGAGATACGGCAGTTCAGATCTGACGTAGTCCTGCTGGCGGCAGAAGCGTAGGAAGACGCTCAGGGTCTCCAATTGCGATTCCAGCGTGCGCGGTGCATAGCCGAGGTCAGTCTGGTGTGTTTTGTACGCCTCTAGATCAGGCCCATCGAGTGCGTTCAGATCATCGATCTC
Protein-coding regions in this window:
- a CDS encoding tyrosine-type recombinase/integrase, coding for MDSNATHPDLERKLRRILYETGVAETNAADLVPRGPHAAVDEYLDTNPEGNLPSTMRSHAARLAHFSRWCSEYAEIDDLNALDGPDLEAYKTHQTDLGYAPRTLESQLETLSVFLRFCRQQDYVRSELPYLVPDVDVVAADETRDRLLERDRAETIIGHLATFRYASREHIVWLLVAEKGLRICTLLALDLQDYSPPTQNDEGYLELHNRPTTGTRLKNGDKSERQVTVPPAVCDTLDDYLQHQRVDATDEYGREPLLSTANGRIASPTIRTYINKWTAPCAFDGECPHGEIPAECRAAQQTGNMECPSKRSPHDVRRGYITHLRRYGVPKEIISDEVDASVAVLDHHYDKTTKEEQRQMRTAAIDAVLSASPE